Proteins encoded in a region of the uncultured Erythrobacter sp. genome:
- a CDS encoding WecB/TagA/CpsF family glycosyltransferase, with product MGKATPEHRVMVDGFPIDVDDHEDVLAAMDRAIQERSTGHYISITNTESIYHARRIPSHGDYVRGADFSLCDGVGVIIAAKAAGDEVTRYNGPILQLDASRYGASRGWRHYYLGGADGSAEEMGKRLQEQFPGMIVAGIYEPPFRPLTAQERAEVIADIKRTKADIVWVGLGLIKQEAMVADLLEEADVPWMSGVGGAFDYHSGRIPWSPWIIRKTGMEWLFRLVVQPKARAKRLYWSFAWMFGAMGRGFVGRFSGKQKQLGS from the coding sequence ATGGGTAAAGCGACACCGGAACACCGGGTCATGGTCGATGGCTTTCCTATCGATGTCGACGATCACGAAGACGTGCTGGCGGCGATGGACAGGGCGATCCAGGAACGCTCGACCGGCCACTACATCTCGATCACCAACACTGAGAGTATCTATCACGCGCGGCGCATTCCTTCGCATGGGGACTATGTACGCGGCGCAGATTTCTCGCTGTGCGACGGGGTTGGCGTGATTATCGCGGCCAAGGCGGCGGGCGACGAGGTCACCCGCTATAATGGCCCGATCCTGCAACTCGATGCTTCGCGCTACGGTGCCTCGCGTGGATGGCGGCACTATTACCTTGGCGGGGCGGATGGCTCGGCAGAGGAGATGGGCAAACGCCTGCAAGAACAGTTCCCCGGCATGATCGTCGCGGGGATCTACGAGCCGCCCTTCCGCCCGCTCACCGCCCAAGAACGCGCCGAAGTGATCGCCGATATCAAGCGGACCAAGGCCGATATCGTCTGGGTCGGACTGGGCCTGATCAAACAGGAAGCGATGGTCGCAGATTTGCTCGAAGAGGCCGATGTACCGTGGATGAGTGGTGTGGGCGGGGCATTCGATTACCATTCGGGCCGCATCCCTTGGTCCCCATGGATCATCCGCAAGACAGGGATGGAGTGGCTGTTCCGCCTCGTTGTGCAGCCCAAGGCGCGCGCCAAGCGGCTTTATTGGTCATTCGCATGGATGTTCGGCGCGATGGGGCGCGGTTTCGTCGGCCGGTTCAGCGGCAAGCAGAAACAGCTCGGCTCATGA
- a CDS encoding Gfo/Idh/MocA family oxidoreductase, translating to MTTPLKFGIIGAGRMGITHYSIANAHEDVNITSVADPSKLITAMLGKYAKVSTYKDYKGLLKGEELDGVLVCTPPAYNPEILDAVLEHRLHTFCEKPFVLDASEGARFAAAYDAAGLINQVGYVNRWNDMFTKTKALVEDGLIGEPLRFRSEMFSPTITRDVGDAGWRASHANGGGAVFEMASHAIDLIAYFFGAPDRVGGTSLSKVYSKQVEDIVSTSLFYDSGLSGTMYVNWSDASYRKPTNKFEVFGSAGKIQVDQHGAKIHLKEASEKYGLKEGWNQLYITDVHTNVPFYVRGIEYTAQLFDFVASIREGKPVRCTFADAAANLRVIEQLFADDAAIRRAGAAA from the coding sequence ATGACCACTCCACTCAAGTTCGGCATCATTGGCGCCGGGCGTATGGGGATCACCCATTATTCCATCGCCAACGCGCATGAGGATGTGAACATCACATCCGTGGCCGATCCGTCTAAGCTGATCACGGCTATGCTCGGCAAATATGCGAAGGTTTCGACCTACAAGGATTACAAGGGTCTGCTGAAAGGCGAAGAGCTGGACGGCGTGCTTGTCTGCACCCCTCCGGCTTACAACCCAGAGATCCTTGATGCGGTGCTCGAACACCGCTTGCATACATTCTGCGAGAAGCCGTTCGTGCTCGACGCGTCTGAAGGCGCACGCTTTGCGGCTGCTTATGATGCGGCAGGCCTGATCAATCAGGTTGGTTATGTGAACCGCTGGAACGACATGTTCACGAAGACCAAGGCGTTGGTCGAAGACGGCCTGATCGGTGAGCCATTGCGGTTCCGCAGCGAGATGTTCAGCCCGACGATCACTCGCGATGTCGGTGATGCCGGTTGGCGCGCAAGCCATGCCAATGGCGGCGGCGCGGTGTTTGAAATGGCGAGCCACGCGATCGACCTGATCGCCTATTTCTTCGGCGCACCGGATCGCGTCGGCGGGACCAGCCTGTCGAAGGTCTATTCGAAGCAGGTCGAGGACATTGTCTCGACTTCGCTGTTTTACGACAGCGGTCTGAGCGGCACGATGTACGTGAACTGGTCCGATGCGAGCTATCGCAAGCCGACCAACAAGTTCGAAGTGTTCGGCAGCGCAGGCAAGATCCAGGTCGATCAGCACGGCGCGAAGATCCACCTCAAGGAAGCAAGCGAAAAGTATGGGCTGAAAGAGGGCTGGAACCAGCTGTACATCACCGATGTGCACACCAATGTGCCGTTCTATGTTCGCGGGATCGAATACACCGCGCAGCTGTTCGACTTTGTTGCGTCCATCCGAGAAGGTAAACCAGTGCGCTGCACGTTTGCCGATGCAGCGGCGAATTTGCGCGTGATCGAGCAATTGTTCGCCGATGACGCCGCCATTCGCCGCGCAGGAGCCGCCGCATGA
- a CDS encoding NAD-dependent epimerase/dehydratase family protein — MNVLITGGAGFIGSRLALRLVGEGHGVTVLDNFLPQVHGDAPEETALYAKLAAATNLVHGDVTDCAALEQLVPNHDAIVHLAAETGTGQSMYQIERYNSVNIGGTSLLLDILANQEHSVKRVVVASSRSIYGEGRYRAPDGSYVYPTERAGPDMEAGDFAVKYPGVEGELALVATDEDSKIHPSSVYGITKQVQEQLVMTVCPSIEIEGVALRYQNVFGPGQSLSNPYTGILSIFSNLIMQGKPINIFEDGTESRDFVFVEDVVSSTALALTHPAAANEVFNVGTGVPVSVMTVAQTLVRLFEAETPISVSGNFRLGDIRHNYADMTKINDALGFQCEYDFERGIAELVEWAKASGPQASAYEASLEEMRSKGLLK, encoded by the coding sequence ATGAATGTCCTGATCACCGGCGGTGCGGGCTTTATCGGCTCGCGGCTGGCCTTGCGGTTGGTGGGCGAAGGGCATGGAGTGACCGTGCTCGACAACTTCCTGCCGCAGGTCCACGGCGATGCGCCGGAAGAGACCGCGCTTTATGCCAAGCTGGCCGCTGCGACCAATCTGGTGCACGGCGATGTGACCGACTGCGCGGCGCTCGAACAGTTGGTCCCCAACCACGACGCCATCGTCCACCTCGCAGCTGAAACCGGCACCGGGCAGTCGATGTACCAGATTGAGCGCTACAATTCGGTCAACATTGGCGGCACCTCGCTGCTGCTCGATATTCTCGCCAATCAGGAACACAGCGTGAAGCGCGTGGTCGTCGCCTCCTCACGCTCGATCTATGGCGAAGGCCGCTATCGCGCGCCCGATGGCTCGTATGTCTATCCGACCGAGCGCGCCGGACCGGACATGGAAGCGGGCGATTTCGCGGTGAAATATCCGGGTGTCGAAGGCGAGCTAGCACTCGTTGCGACCGATGAAGACAGCAAGATCCATCCCAGCTCGGTCTATGGCATCACCAAACAGGTGCAGGAGCAGTTGGTGATGACTGTCTGCCCCTCGATCGAGATCGAAGGCGTGGCGCTGCGGTATCAGAACGTGTTCGGCCCCGGTCAGTCTCTGTCGAACCCTTACACCGGCATTCTCTCGATCTTTTCCAACCTGATCATGCAGGGCAAGCCGATCAACATCTTCGAAGACGGCACCGAAAGCCGCGATTTCGTGTTTGTCGAAGATGTCGTGAGTTCCACCGCACTCGCGCTGACTCACCCCGCCGCGGCCAACGAAGTTTTCAATGTCGGAACCGGCGTGCCTGTCAGCGTAATGACGGTCGCTCAAACGCTCGTCCGGCTGTTCGAGGCCGAAACCCCGATCAGCGTCAGCGGCAATTTCCGCTTGGGCGATATTCGCCACAACTACGCGGACATGACCAAGATCAACGATGCGCTTGGCTTCCAATGCGAATACGATTTCGAACGCGGCATCGCCGAACTGGTCGAATGGGCCAAGGCCTCCGGCCCGCAGGCGAGCGCCTACGAAGCCAGTCTTGAAGAGATGCGCAGCAAAGGCCTGCTGAAGTAA
- a CDS encoding O-antigen ligase, with the protein MARSRSPLKYVGAHVPFITLVVLLVCAFLMGGGSRDDITSLMFLRPIAVICLGIGLYSLTKKQWREFKLPLGFMAAILGLILLHLIPLPPVIWQALPGRELAIAAGEAAGGLQPWREISLVPYRGWNAFYAMLVPAAAMVLAVQIDREDHRKLVYLVIGAAFASAIWGMVQAIGGFSRALYFYDVTNTGSPTGFFANRNHMAALQVCILPLLTLLAARAKGPRKGLIQTACAAIAVLAIMMAAATGSRAGIALSLVSLGASWLVWRARPMRPELRHRRRDRRLPWVPYAFGAFGVAMLGGFALLLTQSQSFTRISGTSPVEEFRFVVWETMIEFLPQYLPFGSGVGSFVEIFQVHEPSDMLGTSYWNHAHNDWLEWALEGGIPAIALMALALLAFARNTIGLIARSKTGQLEVHLGLAGAVVLFVLGLWSAVDYPLRVPALACLAALASVWMAFPRAGQALGQSDGDGFGQSAGKPAFMTNEGSFQTRPQTDN; encoded by the coding sequence ATGGCCCGGTCGCGCTCCCCCCTGAAATATGTCGGTGCGCACGTGCCGTTCATCACGTTGGTGGTGCTGCTCGTATGCGCGTTTCTGATGGGCGGCGGATCGCGCGACGACATCACGTCGCTTATGTTCCTCAGGCCCATTGCCGTGATCTGTCTCGGCATCGGCCTCTACTCGCTGACCAAGAAGCAATGGAGAGAATTCAAGCTGCCGCTCGGATTCATGGCCGCCATTCTCGGCCTGATCCTGCTTCATTTGATCCCGTTGCCGCCTGTCATCTGGCAGGCGCTGCCCGGACGCGAGCTGGCGATTGCCGCAGGCGAAGCGGCAGGCGGGCTGCAACCATGGCGCGAAATCAGCCTCGTCCCTTATCGCGGCTGGAATGCCTTTTACGCCATGCTTGTCCCCGCTGCCGCCATGGTGTTGGCGGTCCAGATCGACCGCGAAGACCATCGCAAGCTGGTCTATCTCGTCATCGGAGCCGCTTTTGCGAGCGCTATCTGGGGTATGGTCCAGGCCATCGGTGGTTTTAGCCGAGCGCTGTATTTCTACGACGTCACCAACACCGGTTCACCCACCGGCTTCTTCGCCAACCGCAACCATATGGCGGCACTGCAAGTCTGCATCTTGCCGCTGCTGACATTGCTGGCGGCCCGGGCGAAGGGGCCGCGCAAAGGGCTTATCCAGACCGCGTGCGCGGCCATTGCAGTGCTGGCGATCATGATGGCGGCAGCGACCGGCTCACGCGCAGGGATCGCGCTGTCGCTCGTGTCGCTCGGGGCAAGCTGGCTGGTTTGGCGCGCCCGTCCAATGCGGCCAGAGCTGCGCCACAGGCGGCGCGACAGACGCCTGCCATGGGTGCCCTATGCCTTCGGAGCCTTCGGCGTCGCCATGCTCGGCGGGTTCGCCCTGCTGCTCACGCAGTCGCAAAGCTTCACCCGCATTTCCGGCACCAGCCCGGTTGAGGAATTCCGCTTCGTTGTGTGGGAAACGATGATCGAATTCCTGCCGCAATACCTGCCATTCGGATCAGGCGTCGGGTCGTTCGTTGAGATTTTCCAGGTGCATGAACCCAGCGACATGCTCGGCACCAGCTACTGGAACCACGCGCATAATGACTGGCTTGAATGGGCGCTTGAAGGCGGCATTCCGGCAATCGCGCTGATGGCACTCGCGCTGTTGGCCTTTGCGCGCAACACGATCGGATTGATCGCGCGCAGCAAGACCGGACAGCTTGAAGTCCATTTGGGGCTGGCCGGCGCAGTTGTTCTTTTTGTTCTTGGCCTTTGGAGCGCGGTCGATTACCCCCTCCGCGTCCCGGCGCTGGCTTGCCTTGCGGCGCTGGCATCGGTCTGGATGGCTTTCCCTCGGGCCGGTCAGGCTCTAGGCCAGTCAGATGGCGACGGGTTTGGTCAAAGCGCTGGAAAACCAGCCTTTATGACAAATGAGGGGTCGTTTCAGACACGGCCGCAGACAGATAATTGA
- a CDS encoding polysaccharide biosynthesis/export family protein, translating into MKAIRNSAILALGALALSACATTPEPIGGAPGLQVIEGDLPPPMASDLYASAEFGGIRPFDTLMIDVFGIPELSNRRVRVDANGEIGFPLIGNVDVSGMTTAEISQKIAGRLKGNYIREPQVTTNLVSSENRTFTVYGEVNQPGVFPVVGEATLIEAVATARGLAEYGNARDVIVFRTVGGQRMATLYNLDAISRGAYDDPRIYPNDTVVVGDSDARRLFDDVVGAATILVTPLTILLNR; encoded by the coding sequence ATGAAGGCAATACGCAATTCGGCCATTCTGGCACTTGGAGCGCTGGCGCTTTCCGCCTGTGCGACGACGCCTGAACCCATCGGCGGCGCACCTGGTCTGCAAGTGATCGAAGGCGATCTGCCGCCTCCGATGGCGAGCGACCTTTACGCTAGCGCCGAATTTGGCGGAATTCGCCCGTTCGACACGCTCATGATTGACGTTTTCGGCATTCCGGAACTGAGCAATCGCCGCGTCCGGGTCGATGCCAATGGTGAGATCGGCTTTCCGCTGATCGGCAATGTCGATGTGTCGGGCATGACGACAGCCGAGATCTCGCAAAAGATCGCAGGCCGGCTCAAAGGCAACTACATCCGCGAACCGCAGGTCACGACCAACCTCGTTTCCTCGGAGAACCGCACCTTCACCGTCTATGGTGAAGTCAATCAACCGGGAGTCTTTCCGGTTGTCGGCGAAGCTACGTTGATCGAAGCGGTAGCAACCGCCCGCGGTCTGGCCGAGTATGGCAATGCCCGCGATGTGATTGTCTTTCGCACCGTCGGCGGCCAGCGCATGGCGACGCTGTATAACCTCGATGCGATCAGTCGCGGCGCCTATGACGATCCGCGTATCTATCCGAACGACACGGTCGTCGTGGGCGATTCCGATGCGCGCCGCCTGTTCGACGATGTCGTTGGCGCGGCCACCATCCTCGTCACGCCGCTGACCATTCTTCTCAATCGATAA
- a CDS encoding polysaccharide biosynthesis tyrosine autokinase — protein MNAIQPADQNDAIFDTAENNGGYEQAGREMPLVREYLGILERRKWVILAIVTLALLAGLVLTLLATPQYTASSRIEISRQDQRVTNVEGLEETDRRFDQEFYDTQYELLAARSVGERVARELRLANNFAFFEAHGLDPETTPWLGSEDAATSRETLERRRKAAVGLLLGHISISPIPRSALVDISYTSANATLSAQIANEWGEQFMADSMDRRFESTADARSFLERRLAELRQRVEESQTQLVNYANSKGIVVLDRVEQDGRTVSSPTLVQYDLQAMNQSLLEATEQRVQLEARARAAGGTNADLVNNSTINALRQQRSAAEAEYARLMVQFEPGYPAARALEVQIEELGKAISREESRVRGSTQADFQAAQARENDLRGKVAALTERLNTQERDRIQYNIYQNEVDTNRELYDGLLQRYKEIGVAGVAANNITLVDQAQVPGGPSSPNLPLNLLVALFGGLAVAGAAVFALEQFEEGIRDPAQVTPLTGLPLLGVIPSTPNDDDVIDLVQDPKSDVSEAYLTVRSNLALATSSGLPRVLMVTSTRPAEGKSTTGFALASVLARTGKKVVMIDADMRSPSAHKLLELPNESGFSNILAQQAEASAVIQQTEFENLSLISAGASPPSAAELLSSDQVKELFDALGDRFDHVIVDAPPLLGLADAPLLAQAVDGVAFVIEARGVAARGINNSLDRLRSGKAPLVGAIFTKFEGNGLEGYGYGYGYGYGYGRDRDND, from the coding sequence GTGAACGCCATTCAACCCGCCGATCAGAACGACGCGATCTTCGACACCGCCGAAAACAATGGTGGCTACGAACAAGCTGGCCGCGAAATGCCGCTGGTGCGCGAATATCTCGGCATCCTCGAGCGCCGCAAATGGGTAATCCTTGCGATCGTGACGCTGGCGCTGCTCGCCGGGCTTGTGCTCACGCTGCTGGCAACGCCGCAATACACGGCGTCCTCGCGGATCGAGATTAGCCGTCAGGATCAGCGCGTCACCAATGTCGAAGGGCTGGAGGAAACCGATCGCCGCTTCGATCAGGAATTCTACGACACGCAATACGAATTGCTCGCCGCACGCAGTGTGGGTGAGCGGGTTGCGCGTGAGCTGCGCCTCGCGAACAATTTCGCGTTCTTCGAAGCGCACGGATTGGACCCCGAAACCACGCCGTGGCTTGGCTCGGAAGACGCGGCGACCAGCCGTGAGACGCTGGAAAGGCGGCGCAAGGCCGCTGTTGGCTTGCTGCTCGGCCATATTTCAATCTCGCCCATCCCGCGTTCGGCTCTGGTCGATATCAGCTACACCAGCGCCAATGCGACGCTGTCAGCACAGATCGCCAATGAATGGGGCGAGCAATTCATGGCGGACAGCATGGACCGCCGGTTTGAATCGACCGCCGATGCGCGCTCGTTCCTCGAACGGCGCCTGGCCGAACTGCGCCAACGGGTCGAGGAATCGCAGACTCAGCTGGTGAATTATGCCAATTCCAAAGGCATCGTGGTGCTCGACCGGGTCGAACAAGACGGTCGGACGGTCTCGTCACCGACGCTGGTGCAGTATGACCTTCAGGCGATGAACCAGTCGCTGCTCGAAGCAACCGAGCAACGCGTTCAGCTCGAAGCACGTGCCCGTGCTGCGGGCGGTACCAATGCCGATCTGGTCAACAATTCCACAATCAATGCGCTGCGTCAGCAACGCTCAGCTGCCGAGGCGGAATATGCTCGGCTGATGGTGCAGTTTGAGCCTGGCTATCCCGCCGCGCGCGCTTTGGAAGTGCAGATTGAAGAGCTTGGAAAGGCCATCTCGCGCGAGGAAAGTCGTGTGCGGGGAAGCACGCAGGCAGACTTCCAGGCGGCTCAGGCACGCGAGAACGACCTGCGCGGCAAGGTTGCAGCGCTGACAGAGCGTCTGAACACGCAGGAACGCGACCGGATCCAGTACAACATCTACCAGAACGAGGTGGACACCAACCGCGAGCTCTATGACGGGCTGTTGCAGCGCTACAAGGAAATCGGCGTTGCTGGTGTGGCGGCGAACAACATCACTCTGGTTGATCAAGCTCAGGTCCCGGGAGGCCCATCGTCGCCCAACCTGCCGCTTAATCTACTGGTTGCGCTGTTTGGCGGTCTCGCCGTTGCAGGCGCTGCAGTCTTCGCGCTTGAACAGTTCGAAGAGGGTATCCGCGACCCAGCGCAGGTCACGCCGCTTACGGGATTGCCATTGCTCGGTGTTATTCCGTCCACACCCAACGACGACGATGTCATCGATCTGGTGCAGGATCCGAAATCGGATGTGTCCGAGGCCTATCTGACCGTGCGGTCGAACCTGGCGCTGGCAACCAGTTCCGGCCTTCCGCGCGTGTTGATGGTGACCAGTACACGCCCGGCAGAGGGCAAGAGCACCACTGGCTTCGCGCTCGCATCGGTTCTGGCGCGGACCGGCAAGAAGGTGGTGATGATCGACGCCGATATGCGGTCGCCATCGGCGCATAAATTGCTCGAGCTGCCGAATGAGAGCGGCTTCTCGAACATTCTTGCCCAGCAGGCCGAAGCCAGTGCAGTGATCCAGCAGACCGAATTCGAAAACCTTTCGCTGATCTCCGCTGGCGCAAGCCCGCCGAGCGCCGCCGAGCTTTTGAGTAGCGATCAGGTGAAGGAATTGTTCGATGCGCTGGGCGACCGGTTCGATCACGTCATCGTCGACGCTCCGCCGCTGCTCGGCCTGGCCGATGCTCCGCTCCTGGCACAGGCGGTGGACGGCGTTGCCTTCGTGATCGAAGCGCGCGGCGTTGCAGCACGGGGCATCAACAACTCGCTCGATCGACTGCGCAGCGGCAAAGCGCCACTGGTCGGCGCGATCTTCACCAAATTCGAAGGCAACGGGCTTGAAGGTTACGGCTACGGTTATGGCTACGGCTATGGCTATGGCCGCGACCGGGACAACGATTGA